In the genome of Eriocheir sinensis breed Jianghai 21 chromosome 44, ASM2467909v1, whole genome shotgun sequence, one region contains:
- the LOC126980229 gene encoding uncharacterized protein LOC126980229 isoform X1 produces the protein MRVLRSSKPRSCNSSNSCKSSVNKQRPFKVPLPDLFQTEALHRDILNRNKTAFNQVIERYISLAHGLPPPLDECPYQSPHNSKNKPSSTPLYPQKNLSRTGATIKTSTVSPAISLRQDSCCDEDDLVREVEESLQRRKQQLGLSDDFICEEIEDNEVDEDDPTWDGSHYHVRVNLPTRLHKKRKLSDNLITNTVGSSDENKSRKKAKAPVDEVSLSQNKTADLRKLSVQERLSDVSNLPRRRGRPPKRKSVLEVNDEGNISKKRCRLPKQKSVQKVSVEGDTSRKRGRQPKAKVAAESQGNLRQNNPRNEPKRRGRPPKKNKTLSVNPTKDGTSNKRSPDENNEPKRRGRPPKKNKTLSLNPTKDGTSNKRSPDENNVPQKRGRPFKQKATGTLKIHTQNCSVVLRRLGGGSEGILSVNKTNETRTVCSIRGAEEEEERPQESSDSSVKLVQEAVGGTAGILHRVEYGKYIICLLDTMDTMLITVNENSPSETSSGKETEATTRKTSKKEKKKAQGRKQSTRTHTGSNMEANTQVEQTVSKITNIQKRKKVGQTAKKTNNKEKEKKAIEKQQTVDKKARSSTRTESSLHHKAMQQSESTVEHPTVKKMGQNNSRKREHISNAVKSSKRQRNESSVPAKASVATHLAIDAMLSPGQNSGIVPSSEGNVLKRLHVDPDAGTDKVTGQFMQHEPPNTGESPNQPKKACDLEVSDRSLSSDGSESESQYEDGSLTDSDEDDMISEFSATQKKKSSLHQTRERLKRRNYRPKHRESVSKVIFDNDNDILIMEPPKPVPMSENKKDNTNSENSQSTKGVQGRPFMESPYVSLKTQRANRRAAGGHQQSLTTSSSFIQGLIKNSIMKNVPEMMTSASTRVPVDGQTEEEPDPEDMWDLLPALPQQSSSSLAARAAKTSLQESGITETAATAPERPTTVTSTNISGAVITSKASKVMRSFWIESEEEEEDKDTEDTESLFMPTLPVASQLIQESTVLPSYSSLGPEHWMSVARAMQKRKKNSFLRLTFL, from the exons TTTCAGACAGAGGCACTACACCGTGATATCCTCAACAGGAATAAAACAGCATTCAACCAGGTTATTGAGCGGTACATTTCCCTGGCACACGgacttcctcctccactagatGAATGTCCCTACCAGTCTCcacacaacagcaaaaacaaaccaAGTTCAACTCCCTTATACCCCCAGAAGAACCTTTCCAGGACAGGTGCAACCATAAAAACCAGCACTGTCTCCCCAGCGATCTCATTGAGGCAAGATTCATGTTGTGATGAGGATGATCTTGTTAGAGAAGTGGAGGAATCACTGCAGAGGAGGAAACAACAGCTTGGGTTAAGTGATGACTTTATATGTGAGGAGATAGAGGATAATGAGGTTGATGAGGATGACCCCACTTGGGATGGCTCTCATTACCATGTCAGGGTGAATTTACCCACCAGATTgcataaaaagagaaaacttTCTGATAATCTTATTACAAACACAGTGGGGTCATCTGATGAAAACAAGTCTCGAAAGAAAGCAAAAGCACCTGTGGATGAAGTAAGCCTTTCCCAAAACAAAACTGCTGATTTGAGGAAGCTTTCTGTGCAGGAGAGGCTTTCAGATGTGAGCAACTTaccaagaagaagaggtagacctCCCAAAAGAAAGTCAGTGTTGGAGGTGAATGATGAGGGTAATATATCAAAGAAAAGATGTAGATTGCCCAAACAAAAGTCAGTGCAGAAGGTGAGCGTTGAGGGTGATACatcaaggaagagaggtagacagCCCAAAGCAAAAGTGGCGGCAGAGAGTCAAGGAAATCTGAGAcagaacaacccaaggaatgaacccaaacggagaggcaggccacccaagaagaataaaacattgaGTGTGAACCCCACCAAAGACGGAACCTCAAACAAAAGGTCACCTGATGAAAACAATGAACCCAAACGGAGGGGCAGGCCACccaagaagaataaaacattgaGTCTGAACCCCACCAAGGACGGAACCTCAAACAAAAGGTCACCTGATGAAAACAATGTGCCACAAAAGAGAGGCAGACCATTCAAACAGAAAGCAACAGGGACTCTTAAGATCCACACTCAAAACTGTAGTGTAGTGCTGAGAAGGCTTGGTGGGGGCAGTGAGGGCATCCTGTctgtaaataaaacaaatgaaaccaGGACAGTGTGCAGTATTAGaggtgcagaagaggaggaggaaagacctcAAGAGAGCAGTGATAGTAGTGTGAAGTTGGTGCAGGAGGCAGTGGGAGGGACTGCTGGTATTCTGCATAGGGTGGAATATGGGAAGTATATAATCTGCCTCCTTGACACCATGGACACGATGCTTATCACGGTAAATGAAAACTCGCCCAGTGAAACTAGTTCTGGCAAAGAAACAGAAGCAACTACACGAAAGACttccaaaaaagagaagaaaaaagcccaaggaagaaaacagagtacAAGAACTCATACTGGCAGCAACATGGAAGCAAACACACAAGTAGAACAAACTGTCAGCAAAATTACTAacatacagaaaagaaaaaaggttggTCAAACAGCTAAAAAAactaacaacaaagaaaaagagaaaaaagccaTAGAAAAACAGCAGACAGTGGATAAGAAAGCAAGGAGTAGCACAAGAACTGAATCCTCACTCCATCATAAGGCGATGCAACAGTCTGAGTCAACTGTTGAACATCCTACAGTGAAAAAGATGGGACAGAATAACAGCCGAAAAAGGGAGCACATCTCAAACGCAGTCAAGTCATCGAAGAGACAAAGGAATGAGTCAAGCGTGCCCGCCAAGGCTTCTGTTGCAACACACCTGGCCATAGATGCCATGTTGTCACCTGGGCAGAATAGCGGCATTGTTCCCAGCAGTGAAGGCAATGTGCTGAAGAGATTACATGTTGATCCAGATGCAGGAACAGATAAAGTTACAGGTCAGTTTATGCAGCATGAACCTCCGAACACTGGTGAATCACCAAATCAGCCAAAGAAAGCATGTGACCTAGAAGTCTCTGACAGAAGTCTTTCTTCCGATGGGTCAGAGTCAGAGTCACAGTATGAAGATGGATCGCTTACTGATAGTGATGAAGATGACATGATTTCAGAATTTAGTGCAACCCAGAAAAAGAAGAGCTCCCTCCATCAGACACGAGAAAGgctgaaaagaaggaattacagaCCAAAGCACAGAGAGTCAGTGAGCAAAGTTATATTCGATAATGACAATGACATCCTTATTATGGAACCGCCCAAGCCTGTGCCCATGtcagaaaacaagaaagacaacACAAATTCTGAAAACAGCCAGAGCACGAAGGGGGTGCAAGGCAGACCCTTCATGGAATCACCATATGTTTCCCTGAAGACCCAAAGAGCCAATAGGAGAGCTGCAGGTGGACACCAGCAAAGCCTGACCACTAGCAGTTCCTTCATCCAAGGCCTCATCAAGAACTCCATCATGAAGAATGTTCCAGAGATGATGACTTCGGCCTCAACCAGGGTACCAGTGGACGGTCAAACGGAGGAGGAACCTGACCCTGAGGACATGTGGGATCTCCTGCCAGCCCTCCCCCAGCAGTCCTCCAGCTCCCTTGCCGCAAGGGCTGCCAAGACCAGCCTGCAAGAATCTGGCATAACG GAGACTGCAGCCACGGCTCCAGAGAGGCCAACAACTGTCACCAGCACCAACATTAGTGGTGCAGTCATCACATCAAAG GCCTCCAAGGTAATGAGGAGTTTTTGgatagaaagtgaagaagaggaagaggataaagacacAGAAGACACAGAGTCACTCTTCATGCCCACACTCCCCGTGGCCTCACAGCTGATCCAAGAGAGCACCGTGCTTCCCAGCTACAGCTCCCTTGGCCCCGAGCACTGGATGTCAGTAGCTAGAGCTATGCAGAAGCGAAAAAAG
- the LOC126980229 gene encoding DNA ligase 1-like isoform X2, which produces MDTMLITVNENSPSETSSGKETEATTRKTSKKEKKKAQGRKQSTRTHTGSNMEANTQVEQTVSKITNIQKRKKVGQTAKKTNNKEKEKKAIEKQQTVDKKARSSTRTESSLHHKAMQQSESTVEHPTVKKMGQNNSRKREHISNAVKSSKRQRNESSVPAKASVATHLAIDAMLSPGQNSGIVPSSEGNVLKRLHVDPDAGTDKVTGQFMQHEPPNTGESPNQPKKACDLEVSDRSLSSDGSESESQYEDGSLTDSDEDDMISEFSATQKKKSSLHQTRERLKRRNYRPKHRESVSKVIFDNDNDILIMEPPKPVPMSENKKDNTNSENSQSTKGVQGRPFMESPYVSLKTQRANRRAAGGHQQSLTTSSSFIQGLIKNSIMKNVPEMMTSASTRVPVDGQTEEEPDPEDMWDLLPALPQQSSSSLAARAAKTSLQESGITETAATAPERPTTVTSTNISGAVITSKASKVMRSFWIESEEEEEDKDTEDTESLFMPTLPVASQLIQESTVLPSYSSLGPEHWMSVARAMQKRKKNSFLRLTFL; this is translated from the exons ATGGACACGATGCTTATCACGGTAAATGAAAACTCGCCCAGTGAAACTAGTTCTGGCAAAGAAACAGAAGCAACTACACGAAAGACttccaaaaaagagaagaaaaaagcccaaggaagaaaacagagtacAAGAACTCATACTGGCAGCAACATGGAAGCAAACACACAAGTAGAACAAACTGTCAGCAAAATTACTAacatacagaaaagaaaaaaggttggTCAAACAGCTAAAAAAactaacaacaaagaaaaagagaaaaaagccaTAGAAAAACAGCAGACAGTGGATAAGAAAGCAAGGAGTAGCACAAGAACTGAATCCTCACTCCATCATAAGGCGATGCAACAGTCTGAGTCAACTGTTGAACATCCTACAGTGAAAAAGATGGGACAGAATAACAGCCGAAAAAGGGAGCACATCTCAAACGCAGTCAAGTCATCGAAGAGACAAAGGAATGAGTCAAGCGTGCCCGCCAAGGCTTCTGTTGCAACACACCTGGCCATAGATGCCATGTTGTCACCTGGGCAGAATAGCGGCATTGTTCCCAGCAGTGAAGGCAATGTGCTGAAGAGATTACATGTTGATCCAGATGCAGGAACAGATAAAGTTACAGGTCAGTTTATGCAGCATGAACCTCCGAACACTGGTGAATCACCAAATCAGCCAAAGAAAGCATGTGACCTAGAAGTCTCTGACAGAAGTCTTTCTTCCGATGGGTCAGAGTCAGAGTCACAGTATGAAGATGGATCGCTTACTGATAGTGATGAAGATGACATGATTTCAGAATTTAGTGCAACCCAGAAAAAGAAGAGCTCCCTCCATCAGACACGAGAAAGgctgaaaagaaggaattacagaCCAAAGCACAGAGAGTCAGTGAGCAAAGTTATATTCGATAATGACAATGACATCCTTATTATGGAACCGCCCAAGCCTGTGCCCATGtcagaaaacaagaaagacaacACAAATTCTGAAAACAGCCAGAGCACGAAGGGGGTGCAAGGCAGACCCTTCATGGAATCACCATATGTTTCCCTGAAGACCCAAAGAGCCAATAGGAGAGCTGCAGGTGGACACCAGCAAAGCCTGACCACTAGCAGTTCCTTCATCCAAGGCCTCATCAAGAACTCCATCATGAAGAATGTTCCAGAGATGATGACTTCGGCCTCAACCAGGGTACCAGTGGACGGTCAAACGGAGGAGGAACCTGACCCTGAGGACATGTGGGATCTCCTGCCAGCCCTCCCCCAGCAGTCCTCCAGCTCCCTTGCCGCAAGGGCTGCCAAGACCAGCCTGCAAGAATCTGGCATAACG GAGACTGCAGCCACGGCTCCAGAGAGGCCAACAACTGTCACCAGCACCAACATTAGTGGTGCAGTCATCACATCAAAG GCCTCCAAGGTAATGAGGAGTTTTTGgatagaaagtgaagaagaggaagaggataaagacacAGAAGACACAGAGTCACTCTTCATGCCCACACTCCCCGTGGCCTCACAGCTGATCCAAGAGAGCACCGTGCTTCCCAGCTACAGCTCCCTTGGCCCCGAGCACTGGATGTCAGTAGCTAGAGCTATGCAGAAGCGAAAAAAG